A single Loxodonta africana isolate mLoxAfr1 chromosome 12, mLoxAfr1.hap2, whole genome shotgun sequence DNA region contains:
- the TRIM50 gene encoding E3 ubiquitin-protein ligase TRIM50 isoform X2: MAWQVSVPELEDRLQCPICLEVFKEPLMLQCGHSYCKGCLVSLSRHLDADLRCPVCRQAVDSSSSSPNVSLARVIEALRLPRDPEPQVCVHHRNPLSIFCEEDQELICGLCGLLGSHQHHRVTPVSTVHSRMKEELATLISDLKQEQKKVDEHIAKLVNNRTRIVNESDVFSWVIHREFQELHHLVDEEKAHCLEGVEGHTRGLVASLDMHLEQAQRTREQLVQAERVLEQFSNESHHEFIRYHSIASRAELLQARPLEGTFSPISFKPGLHQADIKLTVWKRLFRKVLPAPEPLSLDPATAHPLLELSKGNTVVQCGLLAQQRTNQPERFDYSTCVLASQGFSCGRHYWEVVVGSKSNWRLGVIKGTASRKGKLSKSPEHGVWLIGLKEGRVYEAFSCPRVPLPVVGHPHRIGVYLHYEQGELTFFDADRPEDLRLLYTFQADFQGKLYPILDTCWHERGSNSLPMVLPPPSEPGHLPLPQPTKL, translated from the exons ATGGCGTGGCAGGTGAGTGTGCCAGAGCTGGAGGACCGGCTTCAGTGCCCCATCTGCCTAGAGGTCTTTAAGGAGCCCCTGATGCTGCAGTGTGGCCACTCCTACTGTAAGGGCTGCCTGGTCTCCCTGTCCCGCCACCTGGACGCGGACTTGCGTTGCCCAGTGTGCCGGCAGGCGGTAGACAGCAGCAGCTCCTCGCCCAATGTCTCCCTGGCCCGGGTGATTGAGGCTCTGCGCCTTCCCAGGGACCCAGAGCCCCAGGTCTGCGTGCACCACCGAAACCCGCTCAGCATCTTCTGCGAGGAGGATCAGGAGCTCATCTGTGGCCTCTGTGGCCTGCTGGGCTCCCACCAGCACCACCGCGTCACCCCTGTCTCCACCGTCCACAGCCGCATGAAG GAGGAGCTTGCGACCCTCATCTCTGACCTAAAGCAGGAGCAGAAGAAGGTGGATGAACATATTGCCAAATTGGTGAACAACAGGACCCGAATTGTG AATGAGTCCGATGTGTTCAGCTGGGTGATCCACCGAGAGTTCCAGGAGCTGCACCACCTGGTGGACGAGGAGAAGGCCCACTGCTTGGAGGGGGTGGAGGGCCACACTCGTGGCCTCGTGGCCTCCCTGGACATGCACCTGGAGCAGGCCCAGAGGACTCGGGAGCAGCTGGTCCAGGCCGAGCGTGTGCTGGAGCAGTTCAGTAATGAGAGTCATCATGAGTTCATCCGG TACCACTCCATAGCCTCCAG AGCAGAGCTCCTGCAGGCCCGGCCCTTGGAAGGCACGTTCAGCCCCATCTCCTTCAAGCCAGGCCTCCACCAGGCCGACATCAAGCTGACTGTGTGGAAAAGGCTCTTCCGCAAAGTTCTGCCAG CTCCAGAGCCTCTCAGCCTGGACCCTGCCACGGCCCACCCGCTCCTCGAGCTCTCCAAGGGCAACACGGTGGTGCAGTGTGGGCTCCTGGCTCAGCAGCGCACCAACCAGCCCGAGCGCTTCGACTACAGCACGTGTGTCCTGGCCAGCCAGGGCTTCTCCTGTGGCCGCCACTACTGGGAGGTAGTTGTGGGCAGCAAGAGCAACTGGCGCCTGGGAGTCATCAAAGGCACGGCCAGTCGCAAGGGCAAGCTGAGCAAGTCCCCAGAGCATGGCGTGTGGCTGATCGGTCTGAAAGAGGGCCGGGTATATGAGGCCTTCAGCTGCCCACGGGTGCCCCTGCCCGTGGTGGGCCACCCCCATCGCATCGGTGTCTACTTGCACTACGAGCAGGGTGAGCTCACCTTCTTCGATGCCGACCGCCCTGAAGACCTGCGACTGCTCTACACCTTTCAGGCTGACTTCCAGGGCAAGCTGTACCCCATCCTGGACACGTGCTGGCATGAACGGGGCAGCAACTCCCTGCCCATGGTGTTGCCTCCACCCAGTGAGCCTGGCCACCTCCCCCTCCCACAGCCCACCAAGCTATAG
- the TRIM50 gene encoding E3 ubiquitin-protein ligase TRIM50 isoform X1, which produces MAWQVSVPELEDRLQCPICLEVFKEPLMLQCGHSYCKGCLVSLSRHLDADLRCPVCRQAVDSSSSSPNVSLARVIEALRLPRDPEPQVCVHHRNPLSIFCEEDQELICGLCGLLGSHQHHRVTPVSTVHSRMKEELATLISDLKQEQKKVDEHIAKLVNNRTRIVNESDVFSWVIHREFQELHHLVDEEKAHCLEGVEGHTRGLVASLDMHLEQAQRTREQLVQAERVLEQFSNESHHEFIRKYHSIASRAELLQARPLEGTFSPISFKPGLHQADIKLTVWKRLFRKVLPAPEPLSLDPATAHPLLELSKGNTVVQCGLLAQQRTNQPERFDYSTCVLASQGFSCGRHYWEVVVGSKSNWRLGVIKGTASRKGKLSKSPEHGVWLIGLKEGRVYEAFSCPRVPLPVVGHPHRIGVYLHYEQGELTFFDADRPEDLRLLYTFQADFQGKLYPILDTCWHERGSNSLPMVLPPPSEPGHLPLPQPTKL; this is translated from the exons ATGGCGTGGCAGGTGAGTGTGCCAGAGCTGGAGGACCGGCTTCAGTGCCCCATCTGCCTAGAGGTCTTTAAGGAGCCCCTGATGCTGCAGTGTGGCCACTCCTACTGTAAGGGCTGCCTGGTCTCCCTGTCCCGCCACCTGGACGCGGACTTGCGTTGCCCAGTGTGCCGGCAGGCGGTAGACAGCAGCAGCTCCTCGCCCAATGTCTCCCTGGCCCGGGTGATTGAGGCTCTGCGCCTTCCCAGGGACCCAGAGCCCCAGGTCTGCGTGCACCACCGAAACCCGCTCAGCATCTTCTGCGAGGAGGATCAGGAGCTCATCTGTGGCCTCTGTGGCCTGCTGGGCTCCCACCAGCACCACCGCGTCACCCCTGTCTCCACCGTCCACAGCCGCATGAAG GAGGAGCTTGCGACCCTCATCTCTGACCTAAAGCAGGAGCAGAAGAAGGTGGATGAACATATTGCCAAATTGGTGAACAACAGGACCCGAATTGTG AATGAGTCCGATGTGTTCAGCTGGGTGATCCACCGAGAGTTCCAGGAGCTGCACCACCTGGTGGACGAGGAGAAGGCCCACTGCTTGGAGGGGGTGGAGGGCCACACTCGTGGCCTCGTGGCCTCCCTGGACATGCACCTGGAGCAGGCCCAGAGGACTCGGGAGCAGCTGGTCCAGGCCGAGCGTGTGCTGGAGCAGTTCAGTAATGAGAGTCATCATGAGTTCATCCGG AAGTACCACTCCATAGCCTCCAG AGCAGAGCTCCTGCAGGCCCGGCCCTTGGAAGGCACGTTCAGCCCCATCTCCTTCAAGCCAGGCCTCCACCAGGCCGACATCAAGCTGACTGTGTGGAAAAGGCTCTTCCGCAAAGTTCTGCCAG CTCCAGAGCCTCTCAGCCTGGACCCTGCCACGGCCCACCCGCTCCTCGAGCTCTCCAAGGGCAACACGGTGGTGCAGTGTGGGCTCCTGGCTCAGCAGCGCACCAACCAGCCCGAGCGCTTCGACTACAGCACGTGTGTCCTGGCCAGCCAGGGCTTCTCCTGTGGCCGCCACTACTGGGAGGTAGTTGTGGGCAGCAAGAGCAACTGGCGCCTGGGAGTCATCAAAGGCACGGCCAGTCGCAAGGGCAAGCTGAGCAAGTCCCCAGAGCATGGCGTGTGGCTGATCGGTCTGAAAGAGGGCCGGGTATATGAGGCCTTCAGCTGCCCACGGGTGCCCCTGCCCGTGGTGGGCCACCCCCATCGCATCGGTGTCTACTTGCACTACGAGCAGGGTGAGCTCACCTTCTTCGATGCCGACCGCCCTGAAGACCTGCGACTGCTCTACACCTTTCAGGCTGACTTCCAGGGCAAGCTGTACCCCATCCTGGACACGTGCTGGCATGAACGGGGCAGCAACTCCCTGCCCATGGTGTTGCCTCCACCCAGTGAGCCTGGCCACCTCCCCCTCCCACAGCCCACCAAGCTATAG